A single region of the Desulfobulbaceae bacterium genome encodes:
- a CDS encoding iron transporter FeoA codes for MARIMLRKMNKDQAGIIVSVKVAGELGRRIREMGLVPGTRVVIQ; via the coding sequence CTCGCATCATGTTGCGTAAGATGAATAAAGATCAGGCCGGAATAATTGTTTCGGTTAAGGTTGCCGGAGAACTGGGGCGGCGGATTAGGGAGATGGGTTTAGTCCCTGGAACCAGGGTCGTGATCCAG